A stretch of Clostridium formicaceticum DNA encodes these proteins:
- a CDS encoding metallophosphoesterase: protein MNLLFMVILSMILFIYGGLTYYIGLRGWQFVVASGLKFSAIGYWISLWFVAFSFFIARGGARWLPNWLSDFFEVIGAYWLGIMTYLTMILFLVEVAGLLNRRLHFIPEGLISQPKFIVTIGIVVISLVCIIVSYGWWSGRNPEIVQYEVQLDKEMEGFQELNIVMLSDLHLGRLVNRRQLERVVEKVNHLNADLVLMPGDIIDDRVDAFVEQNMMEVFQKLSPPLGVYASMGNHEYIGGQAEMAEKYLQQTGIHVLRDGYVKIADAFYVVGREDKAYERFQRKSRKPLKELLAGVDKKMPIIMLDHQPVDFAEAEKEGVDIQLSGHTHRGQLFPFRLFTRKMFEVDWGYEKIGNLHIIVTSGAGTWGPPMRVGHRSEIVYTRVQFQ from the coding sequence ATGAATTTACTATTTATGGTTATATTGAGCATGATACTTTTCATCTATGGTGGGCTTACCTACTATATTGGACTGAGGGGATGGCAATTTGTTGTTGCCAGCGGTTTAAAATTTTCTGCTATAGGCTACTGGATATCTCTATGGTTTGTGGCTTTTTCGTTTTTTATCGCCCGAGGGGGAGCGCGATGGTTGCCAAACTGGTTAAGTGATTTTTTTGAGGTTATAGGTGCTTATTGGTTAGGGATTATGACTTATCTAACAATGATCTTGTTTTTAGTGGAAGTTGCGGGGTTATTGAACAGAAGATTGCACTTTATACCTGAAGGCTTGATTAGTCAACCTAAATTCATTGTTACCATAGGTATTGTAGTGATAAGTTTAGTATGCATCATTGTATCCTATGGATGGTGGAGTGGACGGAATCCTGAGATTGTACAGTATGAAGTTCAACTGGATAAAGAAATGGAAGGATTTCAAGAATTAAATATTGTCATGCTGTCGGATTTACATTTAGGGAGGCTTGTTAACCGCAGACAATTAGAAAGGGTTGTTGAGAAAGTAAACCACTTGAATGCTGATTTAGTACTTATGCCAGGAGATATTATAGATGATCGGGTAGATGCTTTTGTAGAGCAAAACATGATGGAGGTCTTTCAAAAGCTTAGTCCCCCACTAGGTGTCTATGCGTCTATGGGTAATCATGAATATATTGGTGGACAGGCAGAAATGGCGGAAAAGTACCTCCAGCAGACAGGCATTCATGTGCTAAGGGATGGGTATGTGAAAATAGCCGATGCATTTTATGTGGTCGGAAGAGAAGATAAGGCGTATGAACGATTTCAAAGAAAATCCCGTAAACCCCTAAAAGAATTGTTAGCAGGTGTTGATAAAAAGATGCCTATTATTATGCTGGATCATCAGCCTGTGGATTTTGCTGAAGCGGAGAAAGAGGGTGTGGATATTCAGCTTTCAGGACATACCCATCGTGGGCAATTGTTTCCTTTCAGGCTATTCACTAGAAAAATGTTTGAAGTGGATTGGGGATATGAGAAAATAGGTAATCTTCATATAATCGTTACTTCAGGCGCGGGGACATGGGGACCGCCAATGAGGGTAGGGCATCGGTCGGAAATTGTATATACCAGGGTGCAATTTCAATGA
- a CDS encoding NAD(P)/FAD-dependent oxidoreductase, translated as MKYLVLGASAAGVNAAKTLRELDADGEITIVSKDNHIYSRCMLHHIIGEKRNVEGLNFTEKDFFENYDIKWKKGVLAKKLNIHDKTVLLDNEESLSYDKLLIATGSSSFIPPVKNLREAKGVYGLRNIEDALMIKEEAKNVENVVVLGGGLVGIDAVVGLLEQNVDVSLVEMADKILPLQLDQYASSRYEDLFKSEGVSIFTGRSVKEAVLDEAGNVKAVRLDNGMLIKCEMVIVATGVRPNTNFIEENTIELDRGIVVNHRCETNIEDIYAAGDVCGKNPIWPLAVKAGIVAAHNMVEQKTDLDDFFGLKNSMNFLGLQTISLGLIDAPDESYEVCMQQYKDIYKKIILKDGIIYGAILQGDIAYAGVLTYLIKNKVDISQINKDIFEISYADFFSIKENAEYQYAV; from the coding sequence ATGAAGTATTTAGTATTGGGAGCCAGTGCTGCAGGGGTCAATGCGGCTAAAACCTTAAGAGAATTAGATGCAGATGGAGAAATAACCATTGTATCAAAAGATAACCATATTTATTCCAGATGTATGCTGCATCATATCATAGGAGAAAAAAGAAATGTAGAAGGATTAAATTTTACTGAAAAAGATTTTTTCGAAAATTATGACATAAAGTGGAAAAAAGGTGTTTTGGCTAAAAAACTGAATATTCATGACAAAACAGTATTATTAGATAATGAAGAGAGTTTAAGTTATGATAAATTGCTTATAGCAACAGGATCGTCATCTTTTATTCCTCCGGTTAAGAATCTTAGAGAAGCAAAAGGGGTTTATGGTTTAAGAAATATTGAAGATGCTTTGATGATAAAAGAGGAAGCCAAGAACGTTGAAAATGTAGTTGTATTAGGTGGAGGCCTTGTGGGTATAGATGCAGTTGTAGGCTTGTTAGAGCAGAATGTTGACGTATCTTTAGTGGAGATGGCTGACAAAATACTTCCCCTGCAGCTTGATCAATATGCTTCTTCAAGATATGAGGATTTGTTTAAATCTGAGGGTGTAAGTATATTTACTGGAAGAAGCGTTAAAGAAGCAGTATTAGATGAAGCTGGTAATGTAAAGGCTGTAAGATTAGATAATGGTATGCTTATTAAATGTGAAATGGTTATTGTCGCAACGGGAGTAAGACCAAATACAAATTTTATTGAAGAAAATACCATTGAGCTAGATAGAGGGATCGTTGTTAATCATAGATGTGAAACCAACATAGAAGATATCTATGCTGCCGGTGATGTATGTGGTAAAAATCCTATATGGCCCCTGGCAGTAAAAGCGGGAATTGTCGCAGCACACAATATGGTTGAGCAAAAAACGGACTTGGATGATTTCTTTGGGCTGAAAAATTCCATGAACTTCCTTGGACTTCAAACGATTTCTTTAGGTCTTATAGATGCCCCGGATGAAAGTTATGAAGTATGTATGCAACAATACAAAGATATTTATAAAAAGATCATTTTAAAAGATGGGATCATCTATGGAGCCATCCTCCAGGGAGATATAGCCTATGCTGGTGTATTAACCTATCTTATAAAAAACAAAGTAGATATATCTCAAATCAACAAAGATATTTTTGAAATAAGCTACGCAGACTTTTTTAGCATAAAAGAAAATGCTGAGTATCAGTATGCTGTATAG
- a CDS encoding BlaI/MecI/CopY family transcriptional regulator, with amino-acid sequence MKNIPNISDAEWEVMKLIWNDNPRTSEEIISALSPKMGWSAQTVKTLINRLLKKGIIDFEKEGRIYKYYPLISRGDYIRIENKSFLEKVYDGALSMLVSNFLEEESLSEKEIERIQKILEKKKHENQDKKKR; translated from the coding sequence GTGAAAAATATTCCTAATATATCAGATGCAGAGTGGGAAGTAATGAAGCTTATATGGAATGATAATCCTAGAACATCTGAAGAAATAATAAGTGCTCTATCTCCTAAAATGGGGTGGTCAGCGCAAACCGTTAAGACACTCATAAATAGACTGCTTAAAAAAGGGATAATAGATTTTGAAAAGGAAGGCCGTATTTACAAATATTATCCACTGATTTCTAGGGGAGACTACATTAGAATTGAAAATAAATCTTTTCTTGAAAAAGTATATGATGGTGCCTTGAGCATGCTTGTTTCGAATTTTTTAGAGGAAGAATCGTTATCTGAGAAAGAAATTGAGAGAATTCAAAAAATATTAGAAAAGAAAAAACATGAAAACCAGGATAAAAAAAAGAGATAA
- a CDS encoding DUF4179 domain-containing protein, which yields MKEIERLLYEKKAELDEIEVPVELEERLKNALEGKTFTTKRRNNWLGRIAAVCLITLLVGYNFNTLAFYGKRLIGYDQIMNGTLKQLNELGKGQIIGKSYTFESGITMTLDGIMIDENQLLAFYSLKDAGGGMEAVQIPPQMHMEGLWRNYMMESGQGEIDDDNKETKWITSFEPPRFYERKLNLKFRLIDRGIVEEGEISFKLDREKAMGSTLKKNIKRTFKFGETQVRLESIIASPTRTVINGSIQNIFQLARDHISGNRLRPNHIAIKLMVNGEEVPSQGAGMRTDLKGITFHQEFDALPEDLQSLELHLQSLSVDRDVSEAVNLPKDIENKSISILDQDVQINKIYQSNGSSFVTITTEEGTILTRVYLLVDGNKIALSKTVTDELIKQENGEVLHTRTLDFPATGEKYQFIIERITYTEIYNEVIDIPIK from the coding sequence ATGAAAGAAATTGAAAGATTATTGTATGAAAAGAAAGCAGAACTGGATGAAATAGAAGTACCAGTAGAATTAGAAGAAAGGTTAAAGAATGCATTGGAGGGTAAAACCTTTACAACAAAAAGAAGAAACAATTGGTTAGGAAGGATTGCTGCTGTTTGTCTTATTACCTTATTAGTAGGCTACAACTTTAACACACTGGCCTTTTACGGTAAGCGGCTTATTGGCTATGATCAGATTATGAATGGTACCCTAAAACAACTAAATGAATTGGGAAAAGGGCAGATTATTGGAAAAAGTTATACCTTTGAGAGCGGGATCACCATGACACTGGATGGTATTATGATTGATGAAAATCAGCTTTTAGCTTTTTATTCCTTAAAAGATGCTGGTGGGGGGATGGAGGCTGTTCAAATCCCACCTCAGATGCATATGGAGGGCTTATGGAGAAACTACATGATGGAAAGTGGTCAGGGGGAAATCGACGATGACAATAAAGAAACAAAATGGATTACAAGTTTTGAACCCCCTCGCTTTTATGAAAGAAAATTAAACTTAAAATTTCGTTTGATAGATAGGGGTATTGTAGAAGAAGGAGAAATAAGTTTTAAACTTGATAGAGAAAAGGCTATGGGGTCTACCTTAAAGAAAAATATAAAACGAACCTTTAAATTTGGGGAAACCCAAGTACGACTTGAGTCGATTATTGCTTCTCCTACTCGAACTGTGATAAATGGTTCCATACAAAATATTTTTCAACTGGCAAGGGATCACATAAGCGGAAATCGTCTCAGGCCCAACCACATAGCAATAAAACTGATGGTCAATGGTGAAGAAGTGCCTTCACAAGGAGCAGGCATGCGTACAGATTTGAAGGGAATTACATTTCACCAAGAGTTTGATGCCCTACCAGAGGATTTACAATCCTTAGAGCTTCATCTACAAAGTTTGTCGGTAGATCGTGATGTAAGTGAGGCCGTAAACCTTCCTAAGGATATTGAAAATAAAAGCATCAGTATTCTAGACCAAGATGTACAAATCAATAAAATTTACCAGTCAAATGGCAGTAGCTTTGTCACAATTACTACGGAAGAGGGTACAATTCTTACGAGAGTATACCTTTTAGTGGATGGCAACAAGATAGCCCTTAGTAAAACTGTCACAGATGAATTAATCAAGCAAGAAAATGGTGAGGTGCTACACACTAGAACATTAGATTTTCCTGCAACAGGAGAGAAGTACCAATTCATTATTGAAAGAATAACCTATACGGAGATTTATAATGAGGTAATTGATATACCTATAAAATAG
- a CDS encoding carbohydrate-binding domain-containing protein, whose translation MENQMDSSTISLKKTAITTNDPSVSIKETTATISSAGTYVISGTLEDGQIIVNAATAGTVTLVLNNADITFTTGAPIYIQQAKNVVITLAEGTTNRVSDGSAHAYSDTEIDAVIYSKEDLVINGQGTLTVNARYKDGISSRDTLLIEGGKINITAANHGIKGKDYLIVNDGIITVHALRDGMKATNDTQISLGYVEINGGNINITAKDDGISAVSRVTVNKGTISIDTENNGIKSEDVIDLQGGTITIVTDDDGLVSLTQTGTSNAHVTVNGTVLSF comes from the coding sequence GTGGAAAACCAAATGGACTCCAGTACCATATCTTTGAAAAAAACCGCTATAACTACAAACGATCCTTCAGTAAGCATTAAAGAAACAACAGCTACCATCTCCTCCGCAGGAACCTATGTAATCAGTGGGACGCTGGAGGATGGACAAATTATTGTAAATGCTGCAACCGCTGGTACTGTCACCCTTGTCCTGAACAACGCAGATATTACCTTCACTACCGGAGCACCCATTTATATTCAACAGGCAAAAAATGTCGTCATCACCCTTGCTGAAGGCACAACCAATAGGGTTTCCGATGGATCGGCTCATGCTTATTCAGATACAGAAATTGATGCAGTGATTTACTCAAAAGAAGATCTTGTGATAAACGGACAGGGTACCTTAACTGTAAATGCACGCTACAAGGATGGCATCTCCAGCAGAGATACCCTCCTCATAGAAGGTGGCAAGATTAACATAACAGCAGCCAATCACGGTATTAAAGGCAAAGATTATCTGATAGTAAATGACGGGATCATTACAGTTCACGCCCTTCGTGACGGTATGAAGGCAACCAACGATACTCAAATTTCTTTGGGTTATGTTGAAATAAATGGTGGTAACATCAACATCACAGCAAAAGATGATGGGATTTCCGCTGTATCTCGGGTCACAGTGAACAAAGGAACTATTTCTATTGATACTGAAAACAATGGCATAAAATCTGAGGATGTGATTGACCTTCAGGGAGGCACCATCACTATCGTCACCGATGATGACGGTCTAGTCTCCCTGACACAAACCGGTACATCCAATGCCCATGTCACCGTTAATGGAACTGTTCTTTCCTTCTAA
- a CDS encoding 4Fe-4S dicluster domain-containing protein: MKRIKINKDLCMSCLNCVIGCMAEHNKKGKSIYNLDMEDLANESKNHIELDKNKCPAPILCRHCDEPECVYTCMSGAMVKDKATGLVKYDEEKCSSCFMCVMACPYGVLKADEVEKRVVQKCDMCGDREIPRCVENCPTGCLSLEGGQ; this comes from the coding sequence ATGAAAAGAATTAAAATAAATAAAGACTTATGTATGAGCTGTCTGAATTGTGTCATTGGTTGTATGGCTGAGCATAACAAAAAGGGTAAAAGTATTTATAATTTGGATATGGAAGACTTAGCCAATGAAAGCAAAAATCATATTGAGTTAGATAAAAATAAATGTCCGGCACCTATTCTATGCAGACATTGTGATGAACCGGAATGTGTTTATACCTGTATGAGTGGTGCAATGGTTAAAGATAAAGCTACAGGACTTGTAAAATATGATGAAGAAAAATGTTCCTCCTGCTTCATGTGTGTGATGGCATGTCCTTATGGTGTTTTAAAGGCAGATGAGGTAGAAAAAAGAGTAGTACAAAAATGCGATATGTGCGGGGATAGGGAAATACCAAGATGCGTAGAAAACTGTCCAACTGGATGTTTAAGTTTGGAAGGGGGTCAGTAG
- a CDS encoding sensor histidine kinase, with product MNKLSIKMRMTLWYTVFMLAIVGLVLIFMLSISSSVVEIDSRRQLMKIVDNNMDEVEYDKGKLEIDNDFDFLKNGVYNLVFTKNHVLVDGRIPADFSTDAAFEDGNIQRVEANGERYYIYDRLVTFKKHEDVWIRGIMPISETADVVNTIVKLAYITLPFLVLLTAAGGYLIAKRSFRPIEKINRAANEISDGKDLSKRIDLENEHDEIHQLAKTFDRMFDRLEASFESEKQFTSDASHELRTPTSVILAQCEYALENAHTEEEHREALKVIQRQANKMSRLISQLLAFTRLEQGIEKTYFEDTDLSELVHMICEEQVDMRNKHITLTWDIAPNINASVDRSLITRLLLNLIANAYRYGREKGFVHVKLLQNQKEILLSVRDNGIGIKEEHLPKIWQRFYQVDPSRGINKNGSMGLGLAMVKQIVQFHGGVVKVKSVIGEGSTFICSFPKKT from the coding sequence ATGAATAAATTGTCTATTAAGATGCGGATGACTTTATGGTATACGGTATTCATGCTTGCTATTGTTGGACTAGTATTAATCTTTATGCTTTCAATCAGCAGTTCTGTTGTAGAAATAGACTCCAGAAGACAATTGATGAAGATAGTGGATAATAATATGGATGAAGTTGAATATGACAAAGGAAAACTTGAAATAGATAATGATTTTGATTTTCTAAAAAACGGTGTTTATAACCTTGTTTTTACTAAAAATCATGTACTAGTGGATGGTCGAATACCTGCTGACTTTTCAACCGATGCAGCTTTTGAGGATGGAAATATACAAAGGGTTGAGGCAAATGGAGAGCGTTATTATATTTATGATCGATTAGTTACTTTTAAAAAGCATGAGGATGTATGGATTCGGGGAATTATGCCCATCAGTGAAACCGCTGACGTTGTTAATACCATCGTCAAACTTGCTTATATCACGTTGCCATTTTTGGTATTGCTTACGGCAGCTGGCGGCTATTTGATTGCCAAAAGATCCTTTCGTCCCATTGAGAAAATCAACCGTGCAGCCAATGAAATCAGTGACGGAAAGGATTTATCAAAGCGAATTGATCTAGAGAATGAACATGATGAAATTCACCAATTGGCCAAAACCTTTGATCGTATGTTTGATCGACTAGAAGCCTCCTTTGAATCAGAAAAACAATTTACTTCCGATGCATCTCATGAGCTGAGAACACCAACCTCTGTAATTTTAGCCCAGTGTGAATACGCTTTGGAAAATGCCCATACAGAGGAAGAACACCGGGAGGCACTAAAAGTCATACAGCGCCAGGCAAATAAAATGTCTCGTCTTATTTCACAACTTTTAGCTTTTACAAGATTAGAACAGGGTATCGAGAAAACATATTTTGAGGATACTGATTTAAGTGAGCTTGTTCATATGATCTGTGAGGAACAGGTAGATATGCGTAATAAGCATATTACCTTGACATGGGACATTGCCCCTAATATCAACGCTTCAGTTGATCGTTCTTTGATAACGAGATTATTATTAAATCTCATCGCTAATGCCTATCGATACGGTAGGGAAAAGGGATTTGTTCATGTGAAACTACTTCAAAATCAAAAGGAAATCCTTCTTTCGGTTAGGGATAATGGCATTGGAATTAAAGAAGAGCACTTACCGAAAATCTGGCAGCGTTTTTATCAAGTAGACCCCTCTAGAGGGATAAATAAAAACGGCAGCATGGGATTAGGCCTTGCAATGGTAAAACAAATCGTGCAATTCCATGGTGGCGTGGTGAAGGTAAAAAGCGTCATCGGTGAAGGTAGTACTTTTATTTGCAGTTTTCCGAAAAAAACATAA
- a CDS encoding M56 family metallopeptidase yields the protein MDILGGIFLHVLYLSLTTSILMIAYLLIKKLFLQRIAMRYHHIIWMVLIIRLLMPINIESSISIFNFFPQKSLVILETYVEKNSSNTFTTGETVPVYRTLDFKKNGGTKHEFYIEENHMFDDFSAYDPAELNENTIGKEPNEWIIKVFSRIWLLGMLLLTLFFYSTLLVFERKYKMLKKPIIPELEFLAEKCRKKMNIRKTIPIYLNDCLKTPCIRGVINPCIYLPTDIYAKTDYSELQYIILHEMAHYKRKDLIYNLATLMVALIHWFNPLLWIVIKHIRHDREIACDAYVMETIEEEEIIPYGMTLINLAKRFTSKDSKFYLVSFCEGNSLLERRIKMIKMFKKGSYRISIAAIIFLIIIGGVILTNPSRFESINLISTSQTVEDSAAKELEKENLLDNTKEEEPNYKDIIKDMLVLIDPGHGGDDPGAIYTGGNLVEIKEKDVSLEISLLLYNMLKESGINAELTRREDISISLENRMELVNQLNPSLFVSIHNNFGGVSERDVLTLSYTSISKDLRRTTGERAAQIIHKELVNVIENKDSEILEMSNRLKFSSIKIPAVIIEPAYIGNHSSTENLLTEEFKKQIALSIHDGIIKVLKEMAADIQESNNQSEEIILNTKGQWPVPEYSRISSRYGEAIHPISKDKRFHTGIDISAPEGKTIVAFKDGKVVRAGELRDHGKTIVIDHGSGLVTLYAHASKLNASVGDEVKEGQKIAEIGSTGGATGNHVHFEIWINGKHVNPIDYLR from the coding sequence ATGGATATTCTTGGGGGTATTTTTTTACATGTGCTATATTTATCGTTGACTACAAGTATCTTGATGATAGCATATCTTTTGATTAAAAAGCTTTTTTTACAACGAATAGCGATGCGATACCATCATATTATATGGATGGTATTAATTATCAGATTACTAATGCCTATTAATATTGAAAGTTCAATTAGCATTTTCAATTTTTTTCCTCAGAAAAGTTTAGTAATTCTAGAAACCTATGTTGAAAAAAATTCTTCTAACACATTTACTACAGGAGAGACTGTGCCAGTTTATAGAACTTTGGATTTTAAGAAAAACGGAGGAACAAAACATGAGTTTTATATTGAAGAAAATCACATGTTTGATGATTTTTCAGCATATGACCCTGCAGAGCTGAATGAAAATACAATAGGTAAAGAACCAAATGAATGGATAATAAAAGTGTTTTCTAGAATATGGTTATTGGGGATGTTGTTATTAACACTATTTTTTTACAGTACCTTGCTTGTATTTGAACGTAAATACAAAATGTTAAAAAAGCCTATAATTCCTGAGCTTGAGTTTTTAGCAGAAAAATGCAGGAAAAAAATGAATATAAGAAAAACGATTCCAATCTATTTAAATGATTGCTTAAAGACCCCTTGCATTCGAGGCGTCATCAACCCGTGTATTTATCTGCCAACAGATATTTATGCCAAGACAGATTACTCTGAGCTTCAGTATATAATCTTACATGAGATGGCGCATTACAAGAGAAAAGATTTAATTTATAATTTGGCTACTTTGATGGTAGCTTTAATTCACTGGTTTAATCCTTTGTTATGGATTGTCATTAAGCATATTAGGCATGATAGGGAGATTGCTTGTGACGCGTATGTTATGGAGACTATTGAAGAGGAAGAAATCATACCATATGGGATGACGCTTATTAACTTAGCTAAGCGATTTACGAGTAAAGATAGTAAATTTTATTTAGTAAGTTTTTGTGAAGGAAATAGCTTACTAGAAAGGAGAATAAAAATGATAAAGATGTTCAAAAAAGGATCCTATAGAATATCTATAGCAGCTATTATTTTCTTAATAATCATAGGGGGAGTAATTCTTACGAATCCATCTAGATTTGAAAGTATAAACCTTATAAGTACAAGCCAAACTGTAGAAGATAGTGCTGCAAAAGAGTTAGAGAAAGAGAATTTGTTGGATAATACAAAGGAAGAAGAACCTAACTATAAAGATATTATTAAAGACATGCTGGTGCTTATTGATCCTGGACATGGCGGAGATGATCCCGGCGCAATTTACACTGGTGGTAATTTGGTTGAGATAAAGGAGAAGGATGTTAGCCTGGAAATATCACTTTTACTGTACAATATGCTTAAAGAATCAGGAATTAATGCTGAATTAACACGACGTGAGGATATTAGTATATCATTAGAGAATAGAATGGAATTAGTAAATCAGCTTAATCCTTCTCTGTTTGTAAGCATTCATAATAATTTTGGTGGAGTATCTGAACGTGATGTATTGACTTTATCCTACACTTCAATAAGTAAGGATTTAAGAAGAACAACTGGAGAAAGAGCAGCTCAAATCATACATAAAGAACTGGTTAATGTTATTGAGAATAAGGACAGTGAGATATTAGAAATGTCTAATAGACTGAAATTTAGTAGTATTAAAATACCAGCGGTTATCATTGAACCAGCTTATATTGGCAACCATTCTAGTACAGAGAATCTGTTGACAGAAGAATTTAAGAAGCAAATTGCACTTTCTATACATGATGGTATTATAAAAGTACTAAAAGAGATGGCTGCAGATATACAAGAGTCCAATAATCAGAGTGAAGAAATAATTCTAAATACTAAAGGACAATGGCCTGTGCCAGAGTATAGTAGAATTAGTTCTCGCTATGGAGAAGCAATACATCCTATTTCAAAAGATAAAAGATTTCACACAGGAATTGATATCTCAGCTCCTGAAGGAAAAACCATTGTTGCTTTTAAAGATGGAAAGGTGGTTAGGGCAGGAGAATTGAGGGATCATGGCAAAACAATTGTTATTGATCATGGAAGCGGCTTGGTAACGCTGTATGCCCATGCATCAAAACTTAATGCATCTGTTGGAGATGAAGTAAAAGAAGGTCAAAAGATTGCGGAAATAGGTAGTACAGGAGGTGCAACAGGAAATCATGTTCATTTTGAAATTTGGATTAATGGAAAGCACGTAAATCCTATTGATTATTTGAGATAA
- a CDS encoding RrF2 family transcriptional regulator, with protein MKITQEADYAIRIILFLSKLGRDAKIDALKISESENIPTRFTLKILRKLTKVGLTKSFRGVNGGYSLNREPEKITFRDVIEAIDGPIYIKRCLYDPNHCNLHKTTNTCDIHKALNKVRIRVIDELENLNFKNIKEND; from the coding sequence ATGAAGATAACACAAGAGGCGGATTACGCCATTAGAATTATATTATTTTTATCCAAACTAGGCAGAGATGCAAAAATAGATGCTTTAAAGATATCAGAAAGTGAAAATATACCAACCAGATTTACACTTAAAATCCTTAGAAAGCTGACTAAGGTAGGTTTAACAAAATCCTTCAGAGGTGTGAATGGGGGCTATTCTCTAAATAGAGAACCTGAAAAAATTACATTTAGAGATGTAATTGAAGCAATTGATGGACCAATTTATATCAAGAGATGTCTTTATGACCCAAACCACTGCAATCTTCACAAAACAACGAATACTTGTGATATACACAAGGCATTAAATAAGGTAAGAATCAGAGTCATAGACGAGTTGGAAAATTTAAATTTTAAAAATATAAAAGAAAATGATTAA
- a CDS encoding response regulator transcription factor, producing MRILVVEDERDLNNIIVKKLTAEGYGTDSCFDGEAALDYIEGTEYDAIILDIMLPKMDGLEVVRHLRAQGNKAPVLFLTARDSISDRVIGLDSGADDYLVKPFSFDELMARVRVMMRKRTGSVSNVFTVGDLTVDCNTHIVKRKKSVITLSPKEFALLEYLIRNKGIVLSREKIENHIWNFDYEGTSNVVDVYIRYLRKKIDDECPNKLIHTIRGSGYVLREEI from the coding sequence ATGAGGATACTCGTGGTTGAAGATGAAAGGGATTTAAATAATATTATCGTTAAAAAGCTGACGGCGGAAGGCTATGGCACCGACAGCTGCTTTGACGGTGAAGCAGCACTTGATTATATAGAAGGTACAGAATATGATGCTATAATTTTAGATATCATGCTGCCAAAGATGGATGGCTTGGAGGTTGTTCGCCACTTGAGAGCACAGGGAAACAAAGCTCCGGTTTTATTTCTTACTGCCCGCGACAGCATTTCTGATCGGGTTATAGGACTTGACAGCGGTGCAGATGACTATCTTGTTAAGCCCTTTTCTTTTGATGAACTGATGGCAAGAGTTCGTGTCATGATGCGGAAAAGAACAGGAAGCGTTAGCAACGTTTTTACAGTTGGAGATTTGACTGTGGATTGTAATACACATATCGTTAAGCGAAAAAAAAGCGTCATTACCCTTTCCCCAAAAGAATTTGCTCTTTTAGAGTATCTTATCCGCAACAAAGGTATTGTATTATCAAGGGAGAAAATCGAAAACCATATATGGAACTTTGATTATGAAGGTACTTCAAATGTGGTGGATGTATATATTCGCTATCTACGTAAAAAAATTGATGACGAATGCCCAAACAAGCTGATCCATACCATCAGAGGAAGCGGCTATGTACTGAGGGAAGAGATATGA